In Aegilops tauschii subsp. strangulata cultivar AL8/78 chromosome 3, Aet v6.0, whole genome shotgun sequence, one genomic interval encodes:
- the LOC109754924 gene encoding probable chlorophyll(ide) b reductase NYC1, chloroplastic: MAAAVVHLSVHGRLRRSPEAVVSQACHRPSLLRCRAFKQEAGGDDEKPSSPPNEPRKRRKGPLYTLKAAMQGLAGSRSAAAEVYGGQYELAVEKAEEIFFSVATQVGRYVITMMSSGVVLAVGFQLSGGDSQTDALIWYSWLGGVIIGTMLGANSVLEEHCKAGPRNVVITGSTRGLGKALAREFLLSGDHVVIASRSPDSVLQTINELEENIQEGLSVAKKKQRETLLQAKVVGTSCDVCKPEDVKKLVNFAVGELGSIDIWINNAGTNKGFRPLVNFSDEDITQIVSTNLVGSLLCTREAMDVMQYQEKGGHVFNMDGAGSGGSSTPLTAVYGSTKCGLRQFQASLMKESRRSKVGVHTASPGMVLTDLLLSGSSLQNKQMFNIICELPETVARTLVPRMRVVKGSGKAVNYLTPPRILLALVTAWVRRGRWFDEEGRAVYAAEADRIRNWAESRTRFSFTDAMEMYTENTWVSVFSLSVVCAFIMLSSSGGPFPGT, from the exons ATGGCCGCCGCGGTCGTCCACCTCTCCGTCCacggccgcctccgccgctcgccggaggCCGTCGTCTCTCAGGCATGCCACCGCCCTTCCCTCCTGCGCTGCCGCGCGTTCAAGCAGGAGGCCGGCGGCGACGACGAGAAGCCGTCGTCGCCGCCGAACGAGCCGCGGAAGCGCAGGAAGGGGCCGCTGTACACGCTGAAGGCGGCGATGCAGGGGCTCGCGGGGTcccggtcggcggcggcggaggtgtATGGCGGGCAGTACGAGCTCGCGGTCGAGAAGGCCGAGGAGATCTTCTTCTCG GTTGCTACTCAGGTAGGCAGATACGTTATCACTATGATGAGCAGTGGTGTTGTACTAGCAGTTGGATTTCAGTTATCAG GTGGGGACAGCCAAACGGATGCACTAATTTGGTATAGCTGGCTTGGTGGAGTAATTATCGGCACAATGCTAGGTGCAAACAGTGTCCTAGAGGAACACTGTAAAGCTGGACCTCGCAATGTTGTCATAACGGGAAG CACAAGAGGGTTAGGAAAAGCACTTGCTCGGGAGTTTCTTCTTTCTGGAGATCATGTTGTAATTGCTTCCCGCAG CCCTGATTCAGTTCTTCAGACCATCAATGAGCTTGAAGAGAACATACAGGAGGGCTTGTCAGTTGCCAAGAAGAAACAAAGAGAAACTTTATTACAAGCTAAGGTtgttggtacatcttgtgatgtTTGCAAACCAGAAGATGTAAAAAAGCTTGTAAATTTTGCTGTTGGTGAGCTGGGTTCAATTGACATTTGG ATAAATAATGCTGGCACAAACAAAGGTTTTAGGCCATTGGTAAATTTTTCAGATGAAGATATTACCCAG ATCGTCTCAACAAACCTAGTTGGTTCTTTGCTCTGCACCAGAGAAGCTATGGATGTCATGCAATACCAAGAGAAGGGAGGTCATGTATTCAACATGGATGGAGCAGGATCTGGAGGATCAAGCACACCGTTGACAGCTGT TTATGGCTCAACTAAGTGTGGACTAAGGCAGTTCCAAGCATCGCTTATGAAGGAAAGCAGAAGATCAAAAGTTGGAGTACACACTGCGTCTCCTGGAATGGTCCTTACAGATCTCCTTCTAAG TGGTTCATCTCTCCAAAATAAACAGATGTTCAATATAATATGCGAGCTTCCAGAAACAGTAGCAAGGACATTGGTCCCAAGAATGCGAGTTGTGAAAGGAAGTGGAAAGGCAGTAAACTACTTGACACCACCAAGAATCTTGCTTGCCTTGGTTACTGCATGGGTTCGCCGAGGCCGATGGTTTGACGAAGAG GGGAGAGCAGTATATGCAGCCGAGGCTGATAGAATTCGCAATTGGGCTGAAAGTCGAACACGCTTTTCCTTCACAGATGCCATGGAGATGTATACAGAGAATACATGGGTTTCCGTATTCTCACTCTCGGTCGTCTGTGCATTCATAATGCTTTCCAGTTCAGGCGGACCTTTCCCTGGCACATAA